A stretch of DNA from Campylobacter concisus:
AAGCCTATTTGGCTATGAGATAAATCACGAAAACTGGGCAAAATTTTATAAATTTATTGGTGAGGCAAATGGTATAAAATTTGAAGTTTATATGAACTATTTTAAAGATGAATTTGAAAATTTTAAGCAGAGCAAGAGCTTTAAAGTGCCAGCCAAGATAAGCGGACATATCTTTTTTGATGGTACAAAATATGACTACGAAAAAGGTAATCTTGAGCAAAATAGCAGTGAAATTTCATCGCTAAATGCTGTATCTGATAAGATAAATTTAGACGTTAAAAATGAAAATGGCGAGCTAAAGGGCAAAATAATCGTTAAAAACAAAGCCTATAATGCGACTATTAAAAAAGAAAAAGAGTATGAAATGCTAAATATTGGCATCCAAATGATCGAAGCAAATGGCACGAGATACGAAGCTATCATCAACGACATATTTGCCAAAGAATCGGCTAAAAAAAATAAAAATAAATTACTCTCGACACTTTATGACCTAAAAAGCGAGCGTAAAAAATGGCCAAATAACCAATTTGAAAGCCTAGATAACATCTACTATATAAATGACAAAATAAAAAGCATCTGTACCTATAAAAATAACAAAACTAGCTGCGATGTTGTCTTACTTAAAACCAACAAAAAGCTAAAGTTAAAGCAGATTTTTAAAGATATGAACGACCCTCATCTAAAAGCAATCCTCGCAACAGCAGGTG
This window harbors:
- a CDS encoding S-adenosylmethionine tRNA ribosyltransferase, whose amino-acid sequence is MRAFIGIFILIGSLFGYEINHENWAKFYKFIGEANGIKFEVYMNYFKDEFENFKQSKSFKVPAKISGHIFFDGTKYDYEKGNLEQNSSEISSLNAVSDKINLDVKNENGELKGKIIVKNKAYNATIKKEKEYEMLNIGIQMIEANGTRYEAIINDIFAKESAKKNKNKLLSTLYDLKSERKKWPNNQFESLDNIYYINDKIKSICTYKNNKTSCDVVLLKTNKKLKLKQIFKDMNDPHLKAILATAGVSENFILSPLGLTFLNEEQISVPLDELRPYFSDEIGL